A single Phaenicophaeus curvirostris isolate KB17595 chromosome 26, BPBGC_Pcur_1.0, whole genome shotgun sequence DNA region contains:
- the LOC138731011 gene encoding olfactory receptor 4D1-like: MEPPNATNPVTEFVLLGFNHSLKVQQLLFIVFFIVYLMTCLGNITILTAVITDYHLHTPMYFFLANLAFTDITESSVNTPILLSGLLSQHKTVSFKECILHMFLFHLIGGAHIFLLAVMAADRYVAIHKPLQYLTIMNPDMCVGLVAGSWAGGFIHSAAQIALLLPLPYCGPNTLDHFHCDVPQVLKVACANTYLTELLMVSNGGLLLAVIFVLLLISYAVILVKIEGQVTKGKSKALSTCIVQAMAISLTFIPGIFIYAWPFKTFKLDKVASLFFTVFVPVLNPMVYTLRNTEMKKAIRRLVSKVMRDSS; encoded by the coding sequence ATGGAGCCACCGAATGCAACCAATCCTGTGACGGAATTTGTCCTCCTGGGCTTCAACCACAGTCTTAAGGTTCAACAATTACTCTTCATCGTCTTCTTCATTGTCTACTTGATGACCTGCTTGGGAAACATCACCATCCTCACCGCTGTTATCACAGACTACCACTTGCACAcacccatgtacttcttcctggCCAACTTAGCATTCACAGATATCACTGAATCCTCAGTAAATACTCCCATTCTGTTGTCaggtctcctctcccagcatAAAACTGTTTCATTCAAGGAGTGCATCCTTCACATGTTTTTGTTCCACTTGATCGGTGGTGCTCACATCTTCCTTCTTGCAGTGATGGCAGCTGATCGGTACGTCGCTATCCATAAGCCCTTGCAGTACTTGACAATCATGAACCCTGACATGTGTGTAGGTCTAGTGGCAGGGTCGTGGGCAGGTGGATTCATTCACTCCGCAGCACAGATTGCTCTGCTTCTCCCTTTACCTTACTGTGGTCCTAACACCCTGGACCACTTCCACTGTGATGTTCCACAAGTATTGAAAGTGGCCTGTGCTAACACCTACCTGACAGAGCTACTGATGGTCTCAAATGGTGGACTGCTCCTCGCAGTAATTTTTGTCTTGCTCCTCATTTCATATGCTGTCATTTTAGTCAAGATAGAGGGGCAAGTCACCAAAGGAAAGAGCAAAGCTTTGTCTACCTGCATAGTCCAGGCAATGGCAATAAGCCTCACATTCATTCCAGGGATATTCATCTATGCTTGGCCCTTCAAGACATTTAAACTGGACAAAGTAGCCTCCCTCTTCTTCACTGTGTTTGTTCCAGTGTTGAATCCTATGGTTTACACCCtgagaaatactgaaatgaaaaaggcCATCAGGAGGCTTGTTTCTAAGGTCATGAGAGATTCTTCCTAG
- the LOC138731237 gene encoding olfactory receptor 4M1-like, which yields MEHKNSTVVTVFVLVGLSQNHKIQMILFFFFLLFYMTVLPGNILVILTIWGDSQLGSPMYLLLANLAFLDICYCSVTPPKMLADFFSHQKTISYNACMAQLFFLHSLGAAEVLLLLVMAYDRYVAICKPLRYTSLVSRRLCCSLVGATWGGGFLHGITLLTFSIHLPLCGPNILDNFFCDVHQLVKLACANTYTVELLMFLSNEVLIIMCFTLLLISYTVLLLKFWTWPSKAKNKVASTCISHIIVVFVMCGPAVYIYALPFRAAPMEKVVAVFHTVIFPLTNPMIYTLCNKEIKASIWKLVSKHIFWCGK from the coding sequence ATGGAGCACAAGAACTCTACAGTAGTGACAGTGTTCGTTCTGGTGGGATTGTCCCAAAATCACAAAATCCAGATgatcctcttcttcttcttcctgctCTTCTATATGACAGTTCTCCCAGGCAACATCCTTGTAATTCTCACCATATGGGGGGATTCCCAACTCGGATCGCCCATGTACCTTCTCCTGGCCAATCTGGCATTCTTGGACATCTGCTACTGTTCTgtaaccccccccaaaatgttGGCTGACTTTTTCTCACACCAGAAGACCATCTCCTACAATGCCTGCATGGCCCAGCTGTTCTTTCTCCACTCcctgggagcagctgaagttCTCCTGCTCCTGGTCATGGCCTACGACCGTTATGTAGCCATTTGCAAGCCTCTTCGCTACACCAGCCTTGTGAGCAGGAGGCTATGTTGTAGCCTGGTTGGAGCTACATGGGGTGGGGGCTTCCTCCACGGCATCACTCTACTCACTTTCAGCATCCACTTGCCCTTATGTGGTCCCAACATCCTGGACAATTTCTTCTGTGATGTCCATCAGCTGGTCAAGTTGGCCTGTGCCAACACGTACACAGTGGAGCTTTTGATGTTCCTCAGCAATGAAGTTCTTATCATTATGTGTTTTACACTTCTCCTAATCTCCTACACTGTCCTGCTGCTGAAGTTCTGGACATGGCCCTCCAAGGCAAAGAATAAAGTAGCCTCCACCTGTATTTCCCACATCATTGTGGTGTTTGTCATGTGTGGTCCAGCCGTGTACATCTACGCTTTACCCTTCCGAGCTGCTCCAATGGAAAAAGTTGTTGCTGTTTTCCATACGGTCATCTTCCCTCTGACCAACCCCATGATCTACACCTTGTGTAACAAGGAGATCAAAGCCTCGATATGGAAGCTGGTCAGCAAACACATATTTTggtgtggaaaataa
- the LOC138731012 gene encoding olfactory receptor 10A7-like, whose protein sequence is MVGLDDPIEMTKGPESGNHTLLTGFVLSGLSSHPELQHLLFFTFCLIYTITITGNLLIFVITMHSTLHTPMYFFLRVLSFLDISTASVVVPKMLVNFVAEDRSISHMGCVMQLFCVVLLAATEWYLLAAMAYDRYVAVCNPMRYTIIMNTRACRSLVLLSCCSGNVVSVVQTSWVFTLPFCGPKQINYFFCDIPPLITLSCTDTSLYEKQIIMTTVLVILTPFCLILVSYACILSSILKISLAEGRHKTFSTCSSHIIVVTLYCGSGTLIYLQPKASYYQDAKKVLALIYTTVVPTLNPLIYSLRNKEVKEVLIRMMGKLRKKSTSA, encoded by the exons atggttggactcgacgatccg ATAGAGATGACAAAGGGACCGGAATCAGGAAACCACACTCTGCTGACTGGATTTGTCCTCTCTGGACTGTCCAGCCACCCAGAATTGCAGCATTTGCTGTTCTTCACGTTCTGCTTAATTTACACCATCACCATCACTGGGAACCTTCTCATCTTCGTGATTACAATGCACTCTACTCTCCATACACCCATGTATTTCTTCCTTCGGGTCCTGTCTTTCCTGGATATTTCCACAGCGTCCGTCGTTGTTCCCAAGATGTTGGTGAACTTCGTGGCAGAGGACAGGAGCATTTCTCACATGGGTTGTGTCATGCAGCTCTTCTGTGTGGTCCTCTTAGCAGCAACCGAGTGGTACCTCTTGGCAGCCATGGCCTATGACCGGTACGTGGCTGTATGCAACCCCATGAGATACACAATCATCATGAACACCAGGGCTTGTcgttccctggtcctgctgtcctgctgcagTGGGAACGTCGTCTCTGTGGTGCAGACATCCTGGGTGTTCACGTTGCCGTTCTGTGGGCCCAAGCAGATTAACTACTTCTTCTGTGATATTCCCCCCCTCATCACGCTCTCCTGCACTGACACCTCTCTCTACGAAAAGCAGATCATTATGACCACAGTGCTGGTCATCCTCACACCATTTTGTCTCATCCTGGTGTCCTATGCCTGCATCCTCTCCAGCATCCTGAAGATTTCCTTGGCAGAGGGCAGGCACAAGACCTTCTCCACCTGCTCCTCTCACATCATTGTTGTAACGTTGTACTGTGGCAGTGGGACCTTGATTTACCTACAGCCCAAAGCAAGTTACTATCAAGATGCTAAGAAAGTCCTGGCTCTCATATACACAACCGTAGTACCCACATTAAACCCTCTGATTTATAGCCTGAGAAATAAAGAAGTGAAAGAAGTACTGATCAGAATGATGGGTAAGCTGAGGAAGAAATCAACTTCTGCttga
- the SDR39U1 gene encoding epimerase family protein SDR39U1 isoform X2 — protein sequence MRVLLGGGSGFVGSALTQLLRSRGHGVTLVSRQGGQDRITWEELSHSGLPLCDAVVNLAGENVLNPFRRWDDAFCREVFNSRIETTKTLAKAIAEAQQPPRAWVVVTGVGVVLGRGGGAISQMIWPFRLGLGGPMGSGLQPFPWIHIQDLAGIVCHALESESLRGILNGVSPSSSTTSNGTFAHELAAALGRPALLPVPAWVVRAVFGAERASMLLEGQRVVPKRTLESGYKFLFPELSGALKDIVA from the exons ATGCGGGTGCTGCTGG GTGGGGGAAGTGGGTTCGTGGGCTCAGCCCTGACCCAGCTGCTGCGGAGCCGTGGGCATGGAGTCACACTCGTCTCCCGGCAAGGGGGCCAAGACCGGATCACCTGG GAAGAGTTGTCTCACTCTGGGCTGCCCTTGTGTGATGCTGTGGTGAACTTGGCTGGTGAAAATGTCCTCAACCCTTTCCGCAG gtgGGATGATGCCTTCTGCAGGGAAGTCTTCAACAGCCGGATTGAAACCACCAAGACCTTGGCCAAAGCAATTGCTGAGGCTCAACAGCCCCCCCGGGCTTGGGTCGTCGTCACCGGCGTAG GGGTGGTGTTGGGCCGAGGTGGCGGTGCAATCTCTCAGATGATCTGGCCTTTCCGTCTGGGACTAGGAGGCCCCATGGGCTCTGGACTCCAGCCCTTCCCATGGATCCACATTCAGGACCTGGCTGGTATCGTGTGTCATGCCCTGGAAAGCGAGTCCCTGCGGGGCATCCTCAATGGTGTCTCTCCATCCTCCAGCACCACCTCCAATGGCACCTTCGCTCACGAGCTCGCTGCTGCCCTGGGgcgcccagccctgctgccagtGCCCGCCTGGGTTGTACGCGCAGTCTTTGGTGCAGAGCGAGCCTCCATGCTCTTGGAGGGCCAGAGAGTGGTGCCAAAACGCACCCTGGAGAGCGGCTACAAATTCCTCTTCCCTGAGCTGTCTGGAGCTCTGAAGGACATTGTGGCTTGA
- the SDR39U1 gene encoding epimerase family protein SDR39U1 isoform X1, producing the protein MRVLLGGGSGFVGSALTQLLRSRGHGVTLVSRQGGQDRITWEELSHSGLPLCDAVVNLAGENVLNPFRRWDDAFCREVFNSRIETTKTLAKAIAEAQQPPRAWVVVTGVGYYRPSPTAEYTEDSSGGDFDFFSRLVSSWEAAALIPGSPTRGVVVRSGVVLGRGGGAISQMIWPFRLGLGGPMGSGLQPFPWIHIQDLAGIVCHALESESLRGILNGVSPSSSTTSNGTFAHELAAALGRPALLPVPAWVVRAVFGAERASMLLEGQRVVPKRTLESGYKFLFPELSGALKDIVA; encoded by the exons ATGCGGGTGCTGCTGG GTGGGGGAAGTGGGTTCGTGGGCTCAGCCCTGACCCAGCTGCTGCGGAGCCGTGGGCATGGAGTCACACTCGTCTCCCGGCAAGGGGGCCAAGACCGGATCACCTGG GAAGAGTTGTCTCACTCTGGGCTGCCCTTGTGTGATGCTGTGGTGAACTTGGCTGGTGAAAATGTCCTCAACCCTTTCCGCAG gtgGGATGATGCCTTCTGCAGGGAAGTCTTCAACAGCCGGATTGAAACCACCAAGACCTTGGCCAAAGCAATTGCTGAGGCTCAACAGCCCCCCCGGGCTTGGGTCGTCGTCACCGGCGTAG GCTATTACCGCCCTAGCCCCACCGCCGAGTACACCGAGGACAGTTCCGGGGGTGATTTTGACTTCTTCTCGCGCTTGGTGAGCTCCTGGGAGGCTGCAGCTCTCATCCCTGGGAGCCCGACTCGTGGTGTTGTAGTGAGATCTG GGGTGGTGTTGGGCCGAGGTGGCGGTGCAATCTCTCAGATGATCTGGCCTTTCCGTCTGGGACTAGGAGGCCCCATGGGCTCTGGACTCCAGCCCTTCCCATGGATCCACATTCAGGACCTGGCTGGTATCGTGTGTCATGCCCTGGAAAGCGAGTCCCTGCGGGGCATCCTCAATGGTGTCTCTCCATCCTCCAGCACCACCTCCAATGGCACCTTCGCTCACGAGCTCGCTGCTGCCCTGGGgcgcccagccctgctgccagtGCCCGCCTGGGTTGTACGCGCAGTCTTTGGTGCAGAGCGAGCCTCCATGCTCTTGGAGGGCCAGAGAGTGGTGCCAAAACGCACCCTGGAGAGCGGCTACAAATTCCTCTTCCCTGAGCTGTCTGGAGCTCTGAAGGACATTGTGGCTTGA